GCCGCGGCCCCGGCTTCGGTCGCCGCGCGGACCGCGGCCACGTCCCCGCGCACGATCGCCGTGACGTATCCGCCGCCGATCCGTTCGTAGTTCACGAGCTTCACCTTGGCCGCCTTCACCATCGCGTCGGAGGCTTCGACCATCGCGACGAACCCGCGGCATTCGATCAGGCCCAATGCTTCGCCCATCGGCTCACTCCTTGTGTCGGTCCCCGGACTCGATCCGTCCGGAACGGGAACATCGGCTCCCCGGGGGAAGCCGAACGGAAACTATCAGAACGATTTCGAGCCTGTCAACGCTTCCGCGCCGGCGGAGCGGTACGCCTCCTCGAGGCGCTTCCAGAGATCCTCGCATGCGGCCTCGGTCTCCGGCCCGATCGCGAGATCGCTCCCCTTTCGGATCGAGCGCGGGTGGACCGGCGCGACGATCCGGTCCCCCGGATAGGGGACGCCGACGAAGTCGTAGATCCTCCGCATGAACGATGCGGGATCGGCCGCCATGTCCTCGTAGCGGCAGAGGAGGACGCGCGTCTCGTTCGCCAGGTCGAGATCGAAATAGAAACGGTTCCGCACGTACCAGAAGCGCGGCCGCGTCGGCGCCGCTCATCTCTTCGGAGAAGAGGCGGCGGACGAGCGCGCGGGTTTCCTCGGAGACCTTCTCCGCTCTCCAATCGGAGATCTCCCCTCGAACGATCGGCCCGAGGTCCCGGATCCCGTTCTCCCTGCCGAATTTCTTCATGTGCGAATAGGC
This region of Candidatus Eisenbacteria bacterium genomic DNA includes:
- the eutM gene encoding ethanolamine utilization microcompartment protein EutM, giving the protein MGEALGLIECRGFVAMVEASDAMVKAAKVKLVNYERIGGGYVTAIVRGDVAAVRAATEAGAAAASRVGELVSVHVIPRPHQNLEEVLPIGKTEPDSK
- a CDS encoding sulfotransferase domain-containing protein, producing the protein MRNRFYFDLDLANETRVLLCRYEDMAADPASFMRRIYDFVGVPYPGDRIVAPVHPRSIRKGSDLAIGPETEAACEDLWKRLEEAYRSAGAEALTGSKSF